In a single window of the Carassius gibelio isolate Cgi1373 ecotype wild population from Czech Republic chromosome A12, carGib1.2-hapl.c, whole genome shotgun sequence genome:
- the LOC128025201 gene encoding alpha-N-acetylgalactosaminide alpha-2,6-sialyltransferase 1 isoform X3 gives MQKKLTAISLILTCSVLLYLVLWMNLSEQFHSKIVIISALILSPLGTTSKYETEKPIYPTEREVNITPIPVLYKKNFTKLPVWDFEDVYLRSNEARRPTCPESLQNKEDPKFKEATLPDIQLWLYKGLLNITEWNRLAHFNNPFGFMEYKYNEVKGAVDLIPKPKFPILLPVPESSKDGCIRCAVVASGGILNNSKMGKEIDSHDYVFRVNGAVIQGYEEDVGNRTSVYVHTAFSLYSSILTLKQYGFHNIPQDEDIKYVMIPEGLRDYEWIQGLLQGKEANGSFKGVRPLKFFNGNFNESGFYVLHPDFLRYIRNRFMPSKQMQGKYWAMYRPTNGAFALFLAIHTCDIVDAYGFITEDHHKYSNYYYEKLKRTSVIFFINHDYGLEIKTWKKLNDSGIIRLFQRH, from the exons ATGCAGAAAAAATTGACTGCTATTAGTCTTATTCTGACTTGCTCTGTGCTGCTCTATCTAGTGCTTTGGATGAATCTCTCTGAACAGTTTCACAG CAAAATTGTCATCATTTCTGCATTGATTTTATCACCACTTGGAACTACAAGTAAGTACGAAACAGAAAAACCCATTTACCCCACTGAGCGAGAAGTCAACATAACACCTATTCCGGTTCTCTATAAGAAAAATTTTACAAAACTTCCAGTGTGGGATTTCGAAGATGTTTATTTGCGAAGCAATGAAGCAAGAAGACCT ACCTGTCCAGAATCCCTTCAAAACAAAGAGGATCCCAAGTTCAAGGAGGCAACACTTCCTGACATTCAGCTGTGGCTGTACAAAGGACTACTCAACATAACAGAATGGAATCGATTAGCACACTTCAACAATCCCTTCGGCTTCATGGAATACAAGTACAATG AAGTAAAAGGAGCTGTGGATTTGATACCAAAGCCTAAGTTTCCAATATTACTGCCTGTGCCTGAAAGTTCAAAGGATGGCTGTATCCGATGTGCTGTTGTGGCCTCTGGAGGGATTCTCAATAACTCAAAGATGGGCAAAGAGATAGACTCCCATGATTACGTTTTTCG agTAAATGGGGCTGTTATTCAAGGTTACGAGGAGGATGTTGGAAATAGAACATCAGTCTATGTACATACAGCTTTTTCCTTATATAGTTCCATACTGACATTAAAACAGTACGGGTTTCACAATATTCCACAAGATGAG gatattaaatatgtaatgatCCCTGAAGGCCTGAGGGACTATGAGTGGATCCAAGGCCTTTTGCAGGGAAAAGAAGCAAATGGGTCATTCAAGGGTGTGAG GCCACTGAAATTTTTCAATGGGAATTTTAACGAGAGCGGATTCTATGTTCTTCATCCTGATTTTCTTCGATACATTCGCAACAG attCATGCCATCCAAACAAATGCAGGGCAAATACTGGGCAATGTACAGACCGACCAACGGAGCGTTTGCTTTATTCTTGGCTATTCACACATGTGACATT GTGGATGCCTATGGATTTAtcacagaagaccaccataagTACTCCAACTATTattatgaaaagttaaaaagaaccaGTGTAATTTTCTTTATTAACCATGACTATGGCCTGGAGATAAAGACTTGGAAGAAACTAAATGACTCTGGAATCATTAGACTCTTCCAAAGGCACTGA